The following nucleotide sequence is from Desulfocurvibacter africanus subsp. africanus DSM 2603.
ACTCGTGACCCCGGACGGCCGAATCGTGCGCGTGGAGGAACTGAGCCGCTTCGAGTGCGGAAGCGGCTGCGCCAGGCTGGAGGGGCTGCTGCTGGACGTGACCACGCGAGAAGCTCATGGCTACGGTGCCCGACCTCAGCCCGAGCGTAGCCAACTGGCCGTAGTGGATGATCTGTCCGAGTTCGTGGGCCGTTTCCTGGCTGACGGCACCATCACCTTTGTCAACGATGCGCATTGCCGCTTCTTCGGCGTGCCGCGCGAGTTTCTGCTGGGCCAGAACCTCTTCGCGCTGGTTCCCGCCCCCGAAAGCACATGGCTGCAGGACCATCTGAGCACGCTAACACCCCAGCAGCCCGCCAGCAGGACGCGCCGAGTCATACCTATGCCCAACGGCGGAGAGCGCTGGGTGGAGTGGGTGGAGCGCGCCTTCTTCGATAGCGAAGGCAAAGTGCAGGAGTACCAGTCCGTGGGGCGCGACGTGACCGCCGAGGTCACTTCACGGAAAGAGCTGAACGAAGCCAACACGCTGCTCACGGCCATTGTGGAAAGCGTGCCCACGCCAGTCTATATTCGCGACACCGAGCACCGCTATCGCATCATGAACCCGGCCTATGCCCGCTTCTGGGGTTTGGAGCCCTCCGACTGCCTGGGCAAGACTCCTCATGAATTCTTGCCGCGCGAGGCCGCCGACATCATCGTGGCCGGCGATCAGGCTGTCCTGAGCACGCTCAGACCCCAGGAGGCTGAAGAGCCCTTCTATCCGAACGGCGAGGAGCGCATCCTCTGGTCACGTGAGGTGCCCCTGTGCGACAAGGACGGGAAGCCTTGGGGCATATGCGGCGTGGTGATGGATATCACCGAGCGCCAGCGCATGGAGTCCGAGTTGGAGGATGCCCGGCAAGGCTTGGAGGTGCGCGTGGCCGAGCGGACCCGTCAGCTCCGTGAAGCCAACCGGCGCCTTTCGCGCGAAATCGCCGAGCGCCTGGCCGCGGAGCGAGAGCAGCGTCTGCGCCAGGAGCAGTTGCGCATCATCTTGGACAACCTGCCTTCGCACGTCTACGTGCGTGATGCCCAGGGCCGCTACCTGCTCATGAACCGCCAGTATGAGCGTTTCTGGGGCCTCGACAGTGGCAGCGCCTTGGGTCGCACTCCCTACGACGTGCTGCCGGCCAAGGTCGCGGAAAAGATCCTGGCCGACGATGAGCTGATCCTGTCCGAAGGTCGGCCGCTGACCCTGGACGAAACCTTCCAGCGCGCAGGAAGGTTGCACACCTTTCTGACCTGCGAGGTTCCGCTGCTGGATTCCCAGGGCAGGGCCTATGCCGTGTGCGGTGTATGCACCGACGTGAGCGAGCGCAAGCGCATGGAGGCTGCCCTGGGCGAGAGTGAGCGCATCTTGCGCGGCCTGATCGACGCGATTGGCCAAAGTCTGGTGCTTCTCGATCCGACGGGTCGGTTACTGGCCATAAACAAGACGTGCCTGGGCAGGATGGGTTATTCGGAGGCCGAGGAAGTACTGGGCACCTGCCACTTCGACCATATGACCAGTGAAGAGGCTGCCCAGCGCCGGGCCATGTTGGAGCGTGTGCTGTCTTCCCGTCGACCTTGTCATGAACGGATGCATTTTCGGAGCGCGCTCCACAAAACGTCTTTTTATCCCTTTTTTGATGAGGCCGGCCAAGTTTCCAGCGTGGCAATCTACTCCGAGGACATCACTCACGAAGTCAACTTGGAGCGGCAGCTGAGGCGCGCGCAGCGCCTGGAGGCCGTAGGCACTTTGGCCAGCGGCATCGCCCACGAATTCAACAACATGCTGACTCTCATCATGGGCTTCGGCGAAATGGCCTTGGAAACTTCGCACGAGAAGTCGGACTGCCTGCTGCAGGTCTTGCGCACGGCGGAGCGGGGCAGGGACATCGTGCGCCAGATGCTCACCTTCAGCCGTGGCGACGATCAGCCCCGGATCCCCCTGAATATCGGTTCGACCGTGCGCGAATGCCTGGACCTCCTGCGGGCGACCTTGCCGCGCGACGTGCGCCTGGAGTCCAGCCTGCCCGAGAGGCCTCTGTGCGTCCTGGCCAACGCCACCCAGATCCATCAGCTGCTCATCAATCTGGTGTCCAACGCGGCCGACGCCATGCGCGGGCAGGACCCGACCGGCGGCATCATCCGCGTGGAGCTGGCCCATTGTCCGGAGGACAAATCCCGGACAGATTCGTCGAGGCTCCTACCGGGAGAGCATGCGCGGCTCAGCGTGTCCGACACCGGGCCGGGCATGGCCGCCGATGTCCTGGAGCGCATTTTCGATCCTTTTTTCACCACCAAGGAGCCCGGCAAAGGCACGGGCCTTGGCTTGGCCGTAGTTCACGGTATCGTCCAGGCCATGGATGGGGTCATCATGGCCGCCTCGAAGCCCGGTCAGGGCGCCTGCTTCGACATCCTCCTGCCATTGGCAACTGTCGGCTTCTCCGAGCCCGGCCAGCCATAATCCTCTTTTGCAGAACAAAACAACGACTCTCTAATTCCGCACCTGGGCCTTTTCCTGTATGCACTGATATGGATCGGGACTTTCCCGCCTGGCTGTCGCAACGTAGCCATGGCAGGAAGCCAAAACGCTTACAGGAGGGTGCCCATGCAACGCCATCTCGCGATTTTGTTTATTCTTGCCCTGAGTCTGTCCATGGCTGCGGGCTGCGGTGCTTTAGTCGCCGGCGGCGCGGCGGCCGCCGGGACCTATGTCTACACCGAGGGTCGGCTCCAGCAGCAGTATGATGCGAACCTGGACCAAGCCTTCCAGGCTAGCCTTGCCGGAGCCAGGGATGCGGGACTGAAGGTGACCGAGCAAAACAAGGAAGTGGCCGAGGCCAGCATCCGAGCCGAGCAGCAGGACGGCTCGCCCGTGTGGATCACCTTGGAGTCATTGGACCAGAACAAGACCCAGGTTTCCGTGCGCGTGGGCTATACTGGCGACGAGCAGGCCTCGCGACGCATCCAGGAGGCCATTGCCAAAAGGTTTTAGGCTGTTCTGACGTGGACCTGGCAGGCAAGGCCGCCCGGAGTTAGGCATGTGAAACAGGACAAACCAGGGAGGGCATCATGTTCAAACGTTTTGCGGGATTCGTGGCTTTGGCGGCGTTCACCCAATGCTTGATCGGATGTGCTGCCGTGGGGGCCCTGTTGGGGCTGGCCGCCGTGGGAGCCGGAACTTATATCTACGTCGACGGTAAGCTGCAGCGTGATTATGAAGCGCCGCTCGACAGGGCCTACGAGGCCAGCCTGGAGGCGGTCCAGGAATTACGGCTCGAGCTGACGGAGAAGAGTAAGGACATCTCGGAGGCGCAGATTCGCGCTAAGGACAACGAGACATCCATCTGGATCGGACTTGAATCCTTGGAGGCCAACAGGACCAAAATTTCCGTGCGCGTAGGCTACACCGGCGACGAGCAGGCCTCGCGGCGCATCCACGAGGCCATAGCCCGCCGGCTGGGTGTCAAGGGCTCCTGACGTCAGGACGGGCAGGCCGCCTTCGTCAAACGCGGCGCTAGCCGGTCCTGAAAGCGGGCTGGCTAGCGCAGGGTTTCGTCGCGGGTGCGGGTCAGGGTCTGCTCCGTATCCTCGATGAACAGCTCCACATCCATGGGCGAGATTTTCAAGATGCGGCCTGCGACCCGGCCTTTGATCTCGCCGCCTTCACTTTCGGTGAAACGCAGCTCGAACATGATGGGCTGCTCGTCGCCCATGCCGGGATGGCCGTAGAGATAAATGGCCATGGAATCAAGCGTGCGATCGCCCTGGTCGACCATGGCCTTGGGGCCGCCATGGAAGACCATGTGCCGCCCCAGCTCCTGGAATACCAGCTCCATGAGATCGGGATCGTCCAAAAGGAAAAAAGTGCCTTTCGCCATTGCGTGCTCCGTGCTCTGGTGTGGTTGCGGCTACAGCCTGCGCCCCTAGGCTGGCAGCCGTAGCCCCGCCTGCTTACGCCAAGGCGGCGGCCGTGTCCACGGCTTGACCGAAGGGCGCAGGGCCGGTAAGAGACCAAGCCGGAACCCATAGTAATTTCTGCAGGCTTCTTGCGCTCCCGGATTGGGCCATGCCGATCACGGGCTACCTGTATTTACAAGGCAGCGGGAAGGAAACTCATGTCCATGCTGGCCTATCCGGCCGTATTTCTGCTGGCAGGTTTCGGCCTCCTGCATCTTGGTTTGGTCACGAGCGGTCTCGCCGTGATCTTTGGGGCCTTGCCGTTGATCCTGACGGTAGTTGGCGTCGGCCTGGCTTGGCGTTTCAACCGATCCGGGGCCGTGTTCGCCTTTCTTGCCTTGGGCCTGACCTACCTGGTTGGTGCCTGGGTGCCATTGGGCATGGCCGTGGACGCGCCGGAAGCTCAGGCTGTCCTGGCCATCCTGGCTTTGGTCCTGCCGCTCAATTTCGTACTGGCCGCCGCCATCGGCGATCGGGGCGTGCTCACATTCAGGGGAATCCTGCAGCTTCTGCTCCTAACCGGCGAATTGACTACCGTATTCATTCTGGTGCGCGTCTCCCTGTGGCTCGGTGGGCCGGAAGGCGCGGCCAGCTGCAATAGAGCCGTGGCCGGGCTGCTTTCGTCGAATTTCCTCCCTGTTGAGGCCACGACCTGGATCGGCCTGCCTCTGTCGGGCATCGTGGCCGTGCAATTTGCCCTGCTATTCTTCCTCTATCGAACCTTGCGCGACCGCTCGCCCCTGGATATCGGCTTCGGCGGCGCGCTGCTTGCCGCGGCCATAGGTCTCGGCTCGCGCACTCCCCAGGCCGTTGATGTCTATTTCACCGCTGCGGGTCTGACTCTGCTGTCGTCCATCTTCATGGATTCATACCGCATGGCCTTCCTGGATGAGCTCACGGGCCTGCCCACGCGCCGCGTGCTCAAGGC
It contains:
- a CDS encoding GGDEF domain-containing protein gives rise to the protein MSMLAYPAVFLLAGFGLLHLGLVTSGLAVIFGALPLILTVVGVGLAWRFNRSGAVFAFLALGLTYLVGAWVPLGMAVDAPEAQAVLAILALVLPLNFVLAAAIGDRGVLTFRGILQLLLLTGELTTVFILVRVSLWLGGPEGAASCNRAVAGLLSSNFLPVEATTWIGLPLSGIVAVQFALLFFLYRTLRDRSPLDIGFGGALLAAAIGLGSRTPQAVDVYFTAAGLTLLSSIFMDSYRMAFLDELTGLPTRRVLKADFKKLGGGYAVAMVDVDHFKKFNDTYGHDVGDQVLRMVASRLSKVTGGGKAYRYGGEEFTVLFPKLGKKAARPHLEALRESIEQSGFNLRGQDRPKQKPENPKRPEKPKIVSVTVSIGAAEHGAANATPDEAIKAADKALYKAKKNGRNRVELG
- a CDS encoding DUF3568 domain-containing protein translates to MFKRFAGFVALAAFTQCLIGCAAVGALLGLAAVGAGTYIYVDGKLQRDYEAPLDRAYEASLEAVQELRLELTEKSKDISEAQIRAKDNETSIWIGLESLEANRTKISVRVGYTGDEQASRRIHEAIARRLGVKGS
- a CDS encoding PAS domain-containing protein, coding for MTNAFRSQGRLADIMAHSPAVAVAWADIRRERVLFVSDNAGRLGLDAEALLSGSLSLVERIHPEDAPRVRALTEQALALGRSELRLEYRLVTPDGRIVRVEELSRFECGSGCARLEGLLLDVTTREAHGYGARPQPERSQLAVVDDLSEFVGRFLADGTITFVNDAHCRFFGVPREFLLGQNLFALVPAPESTWLQDHLSTLTPQQPASRTRRVIPMPNGGERWVEWVERAFFDSEGKVQEYQSVGRDVTAEVTSRKELNEANTLLTAIVESVPTPVYIRDTEHRYRIMNPAYARFWGLEPSDCLGKTPHEFLPREAADIIVAGDQAVLSTLRPQEAEEPFYPNGEERILWSREVPLCDKDGKPWGICGVVMDITERQRMESELEDARQGLEVRVAERTRQLREANRRLSREIAERLAAEREQRLRQEQLRIILDNLPSHVYVRDAQGRYLLMNRQYERFWGLDSGSALGRTPYDVLPAKVAEKILADDELILSEGRPLTLDETFQRAGRLHTFLTCEVPLLDSQGRAYAVCGVCTDVSERKRMEAALGESERILRGLIDAIGQSLVLLDPTGRLLAINKTCLGRMGYSEAEEVLGTCHFDHMTSEEAAQRRAMLERVLSSRRPCHERMHFRSALHKTSFYPFFDEAGQVSSVAIYSEDITHEVNLERQLRRAQRLEAVGTLASGIAHEFNNMLTLIMGFGEMALETSHEKSDCLLQVLRTAERGRDIVRQMLTFSRGDDQPRIPLNIGSTVRECLDLLRATLPRDVRLESSLPERPLCVLANATQIHQLLINLVSNAADAMRGQDPTGGIIRVELAHCPEDKSRTDSSRLLPGEHARLSVSDTGPGMAADVLERIFDPFFTTKEPGKGTGLGLAVVHGIVQAMDGVIMAASKPGQGACFDILLPLATVGFSEPGQP
- a CDS encoding DUF3568 domain-containing protein, encoding MQRHLAILFILALSLSMAAGCGALVAGGAAAAGTYVYTEGRLQQQYDANLDQAFQASLAGARDAGLKVTEQNKEVAEASIRAEQQDGSPVWITLESLDQNKTQVSVRVGYTGDEQASRRIQEAIAKRF